The Fulvivirga ligni genome window below encodes:
- a CDS encoding TetR family transcriptional regulator C-terminal domain-containing protein yields MEAKAKKTRKAAPKTNVAAKIQDAYKTHLLTHGAPPPSVFKFMQDWKMKEADFYLYYGSFATIESKIWESYIDDTVSALSKDEVYPEYSVREKLLAFYYTLIEALKQDRSFVLLSLKSLRKSPEISPAFMRGFKAKYFQFVQRMVQEGIDSEEIVKRPLISERYKDGLWLQLLFVLRFWCKDESAAFANTDAAIEKSVNLSFELMGRGPLDIMVDFAKFIYQTR; encoded by the coding sequence ATGGAAGCTAAAGCAAAAAAGACTCGTAAAGCAGCTCCCAAGACCAATGTGGCTGCGAAAATTCAAGACGCTTATAAAACCCATCTTTTAACCCACGGAGCTCCACCGCCTTCGGTTTTTAAATTCATGCAGGATTGGAAAATGAAAGAAGCTGACTTTTATCTCTACTATGGTTCTTTTGCTACTATAGAAAGCAAAATCTGGGAATCGTATATTGATGATACTGTTAGTGCACTTTCGAAGGATGAGGTCTATCCTGAATATTCTGTTAGAGAGAAGTTATTGGCATTTTATTACACGCTGATAGAAGCCCTGAAACAAGACAGAAGCTTCGTGCTGTTATCATTAAAATCATTACGAAAGTCACCAGAGATATCACCTGCATTTATGCGGGGCTTTAAGGCGAAGTACTTTCAGTTTGTGCAACGAATGGTGCAGGAAGGCATTGATAGTGAGGAGATTGTAAAAAGGCCATTAATATCAGAAAGGTATAAAGATGGCTTGTGGCTGCAGTTACTGTTTGTGCTCAGATTTTGGTGTAAAGATGAGAGTGCGGCTTTTGCTAATACAGATGCTGCTATTGAAAAGTCAGTGAACCTTTCCTTTGAACTTATGGGCAGAGGTCCGCTGGATATAATGGTTGATTTTGCAAAATTTATTTACCAGACAAGATAG
- a CDS encoding Gfo/Idh/MocA family protein — translation MKPKNQPRRKFLINSTLAVSGLSLGSSVLMSCNKPQRKANEKPKKESLGVALVGLGSYATGQLLPALQETKNCHLAGIVTGTPSKAEEWMKKHNIPQANVYNYDNYDQLAKNDDIDIVYVVLPNSMHAEYTIRAAKAGKHVICEKPMAVSVKECEDMIAACKENNVQLSIGYRLHFEPYNLKVAELGQQEKLGAVKNISGAHSFHLNDPKRWRVHHKMSGGGPLMDVGIYVVQGALYTMGQNPIEVSAQYGKITKPEIFKDVEESIDFTLKFANGSVAQGTTSYQDSGNFLNGEAENGWWKLQPAYAYGGISGETSEGKMDFPEVNQQALQMDDFALCVAQNKPTRVPGEMGMRDMKIITAIYESADQNKPVKLQW, via the coding sequence ATGAAACCTAAAAATCAACCTAGAAGGAAATTTCTTATCAATAGCACCTTGGCTGTAAGTGGCTTATCACTCGGCTCTTCCGTTTTGATGTCCTGCAATAAGCCGCAAAGAAAAGCCAATGAAAAACCTAAGAAAGAGAGCCTTGGCGTTGCCCTAGTAGGTCTGGGCAGCTATGCTACCGGCCAGTTACTTCCGGCGCTTCAGGAAACTAAAAATTGTCATTTGGCTGGTATAGTTACTGGCACGCCTTCCAAAGCTGAAGAATGGATGAAAAAGCACAACATCCCACAAGCCAACGTATATAACTATGACAATTATGACCAGCTGGCTAAAAACGATGATATAGACATCGTTTATGTAGTACTTCCTAACTCTATGCATGCCGAATATACCATCAGGGCAGCCAAAGCCGGTAAGCATGTAATTTGTGAGAAGCCCATGGCGGTTTCCGTGAAAGAATGTGAAGACATGATTGCGGCCTGTAAAGAAAATAATGTTCAGCTCTCCATAGGCTACAGATTGCATTTCGAGCCCTACAACCTTAAAGTAGCGGAATTAGGACAGCAGGAGAAGCTTGGAGCAGTGAAGAACATTAGCGGCGCCCACAGTTTTCATTTAAATGACCCTAAACGCTGGCGTGTTCATCATAAAATGTCTGGCGGCGGGCCATTGATGGATGTCGGTATTTATGTAGTGCAAGGTGCGCTCTACACCATGGGGCAAAACCCGATAGAGGTGAGTGCTCAATACGGCAAGATCACTAAACCAGAAATATTTAAAGATGTAGAAGAGTCTATTGACTTTACTTTAAAGTTTGCTAATGGCTCGGTGGCCCAAGGAACTACCAGCTATCAGGATAGCGGTAATTTCTTAAATGGAGAAGCTGAGAATGGCTGGTGGAAATTGCAACCCGCCTATGCCTATGGCGGTATAAGCGGCGAAACCAGCGAAGGTAAAATGGACTTCCCCGAAGTGAATCAACAGGCCTTACAAATGGATGATTTCGCCCTATGCGTTGCCCAAAACAAACCAACCAGGGTGCCGGGTGAAATGGGCATGCGAGACATGAAAATCATTACAGCCATCTATGAATCGGCAGATCAAAATAAGCCTGTTAAGCTTCAATGGTAA
- a CDS encoding SIMPL domain-containing protein — protein sequence MKRLSTIAFLFIITLSASAQQLVSSTNPLIKKIEVTGSAEREIIPDEIYLKVALKEYKDGSKIVHMDKLESQLVKAIKEVGIKAEDLQVDNIYGYNWNYRKNKADEFLATKSFIIKMNNVKMINNLVEKLDPEGINSMNIDRLSHSKIEEYRMELKLKALQAAKDKAKFMLEGIGEQLGQALEINEIEQNYAAPMYRSVSNVAMEAAPSYQSDLDVKTIKIKSEMRAVFEIK from the coding sequence ATGAAACGACTATCAACAATAGCCTTTTTATTCATTATAACCCTCAGTGCCTCAGCTCAACAATTGGTAAGTAGCACCAACCCGCTGATCAAAAAAATAGAGGTGACTGGGAGTGCCGAACGCGAAATCATACCTGATGAGATATATCTTAAAGTAGCTTTAAAAGAGTATAAAGATGGATCTAAGATCGTACACATGGACAAGCTAGAATCTCAACTGGTGAAGGCCATCAAAGAAGTGGGCATTAAAGCGGAGGATCTTCAAGTGGACAATATTTATGGTTATAACTGGAATTACAGAAAGAACAAAGCCGATGAGTTTCTGGCCACTAAAAGCTTCATCATAAAAATGAACAATGTGAAAATGATCAACAACCTGGTAGAGAAGCTCGATCCTGAAGGCATTAATAGTATGAATATAGACAGACTATCACATTCTAAAATTGAAGAGTATAGAATGGAGCTTAAGCTAAAGGCCTTACAGGCAGCCAAGGACAAAGCTAAATTTATGCTTGAGGGTATAGGAGAGCAACTGGGCCAAGCTTTAGAGATCAATGAAATAGAGCAAAATTATGCTGCACCTATGTACAGATCAGTATCTAATGTTGCTATGGAAGCAGCGCCAAGTTATCAGTCGGATCTGGATGTGAAGACTATTAAAATTAAAAGCGAAATGAGAGCTGTTTTTGAGATCAAATAG
- a CDS encoding ABC1 kinase family protein: MKEQISIPTSKVQRASKFIKTGAKVGGNYIKHYSKKLFDKDLSSDELHLENAADIYESLSELKGGALKVAQMLSMDRNVLPTAYQDKFSMSQYSAPPLSYPLVVKTFQNYLGKSPDKIFDSFTRSAVNAASIGQVHRATLKGKKLAVKVQYPGVADSISSDLKIVRPIAGKMFKISPVELEQYIEEVESKLIEETDYTLELQRSQEITEKCEHLDNIIFPKYYPELSCERILVMDWLDGDHLKDWIAFGPTQAQRNKIGQTLWDFYEYQIHELKQVHADPHPGNFIISGDNRVGIIDFGCVKVIPDEFYEKYFQLMRSDVLNKDYDLEKLFLDLGFLAKTDTAEEKAFFMKVFVELIDLLGKPFRSEEFDFGDDEYFRQIFELGDRMGRMKEIRNSKTARGNKHGLYINRTYFGLYNLLNNLGAKIKTGK, encoded by the coding sequence ATGAAAGAGCAGATTAGTATTCCCACCTCCAAGGTGCAGCGTGCCAGTAAGTTTATTAAAACAGGGGCGAAGGTAGGAGGTAATTACATTAAGCATTATAGTAAAAAATTATTCGATAAAGACCTTTCCAGTGATGAACTACATCTGGAGAATGCAGCAGATATTTATGAATCGCTGAGCGAACTGAAAGGCGGAGCTTTGAAGGTAGCTCAGATGCTCAGCATGGATCGTAATGTGCTGCCTACAGCTTATCAGGATAAGTTTTCTATGTCGCAGTATAGCGCGCCGCCGCTGTCGTATCCATTGGTGGTGAAGACTTTTCAGAACTACCTGGGTAAGTCACCAGATAAGATATTTGATTCATTCACAAGGTCTGCAGTAAATGCGGCCTCCATTGGTCAGGTGCATAGGGCTACCTTGAAGGGAAAAAAGCTGGCAGTGAAAGTACAATATCCTGGCGTAGCTGATTCTATAAGTTCTGACTTGAAAATTGTTAGACCTATTGCTGGTAAAATGTTCAAGATCAGCCCTGTAGAGCTGGAGCAATATATTGAAGAGGTAGAATCCAAGCTTATTGAAGAAACTGATTATACTTTAGAGCTGCAACGCTCTCAGGAGATAACAGAAAAGTGTGAGCATCTGGATAACATCATTTTTCCAAAATACTACCCTGAGTTATCTTGTGAGCGAATTTTGGTAATGGACTGGCTGGACGGTGATCACTTGAAAGATTGGATTGCCTTTGGGCCCACACAGGCACAAAGAAATAAGATCGGCCAGACGCTCTGGGATTTTTATGAATATCAGATTCATGAATTAAAACAAGTACACGCTGATCCTCATCCGGGTAACTTTATCATTTCTGGTGACAACAGAGTAGGGATTATAGACTTTGGTTGTGTAAAGGTGATACCTGATGAATTCTATGAGAAGTACTTCCAGCTCATGCGCAGTGATGTGTTGAATAAGGATTATGATCTTGAAAAACTGTTTTTAGATCTTGGTTTCTTAGCTAAGACTGATACAGCAGAAGAAAAGGCTTTCTTTATGAAAGTGTTCGTGGAGTTGATAGACCTGTTGGGTAAACCTTTCCGATCAGAAGAATTTGACTTTGGAGATGATGAATACTTCCGACAGATATTTGAGCTGGGTGACCGTATGGGTAGAATGAAAGAAATACGTAATTCTAAAACGGCCAGAGGAAATAAGCACGGTCTTTACATTAACCGTACTTATTTTGGATTGTATAATCTATTGAATAACCTCGGAGCTAAGATTAAAACAGGTAAGTAA
- a CDS encoding four-helix bundle copper-binding protein has translation MNTELLSKLSECIVACDNCADACLKEDNVKMMIKCIRTDRDCATICSLTSAYISRKSEYTEAAIKLCLKVCKDCAAECRKHDHDHCQTCAEKCEACAEACEEFLSVAAA, from the coding sequence ATGAATACCGAATTATTATCAAAATTATCAGAGTGTATAGTAGCATGTGATAACTGTGCAGATGCATGCCTTAAAGAAGATAATGTGAAGATGATGATCAAGTGTATAAGAACAGACAGAGACTGTGCTACCATTTGCTCCCTAACCTCCGCTTATATATCGAGGAAATCAGAATATACTGAAGCTGCCATAAAGCTTTGCTTAAAAGTTTGTAAAGACTGTGCCGCAGAATGCAGAAAGCATGACCACGATCACTGCCAAACATGCGCAGAAAAATGTGAAGCATGTGCAGAAGCTTGCGAAGAGTTTCTTTCAGTAGCTGCAGCATAA
- a CDS encoding DEAD/DEAH box helicase, whose product MTTFKELGINQNLIKGLSELKIITPSRIQSEVIPILLAHDTDLVGQAQTGTGKTAAYGLPLLEKVDPSKKVIQALILCPTRELGQQVAKQLFKFTKYTEKIFTEAVYGGAQIDRQIAALQRPTHILVATPGRLIDLVKKKAVDLSHVKTVVLDEADEMLSMGFKKELDQILEFLSGAKNKWLFSATMPHEIRQIVNQHMSPDAHRIEVNKKEVVNKNIDHLFVITQEADKLQVLLEFIKSQKDNRGVIFCKTKAATKTLAKQLIAKNVSADAIHGDLLQKERDKVMRAFKNESLQLLIATDLAARGIDIADLSFVVHYQLPDKDEYYTHRSGRTARAGKNGVSLAIITTPEVKQLRYLEKALHLSFKQVR is encoded by the coding sequence TTGACAACTTTCAAAGAACTAGGCATTAATCAAAATTTGATCAAAGGCCTTTCTGAATTAAAAATCATCACCCCTTCACGTATTCAAAGTGAAGTTATACCTATTCTACTTGCTCATGACACTGATCTTGTAGGCCAGGCACAAACAGGCACAGGAAAGACTGCCGCCTATGGATTGCCTTTACTCGAAAAAGTAGATCCCTCCAAGAAAGTGATTCAGGCTCTTATCCTATGCCCTACTCGTGAATTAGGACAGCAGGTAGCCAAGCAGCTTTTCAAATTCACTAAATACACTGAAAAGATTTTTACAGAAGCCGTATATGGTGGAGCTCAAATTGACCGTCAGATCGCTGCTCTTCAAAGACCAACTCACATCCTGGTAGCCACACCTGGTCGTTTGATTGATCTTGTAAAGAAAAAGGCCGTTGATCTATCGCACGTTAAGACCGTAGTACTAGACGAGGCTGATGAAATGCTGAGCATGGGATTCAAGAAGGAACTTGACCAAATCCTTGAATTTTTAAGTGGAGCTAAAAACAAATGGCTTTTCTCTGCCACTATGCCGCATGAAATTCGCCAGATCGTGAATCAACACATGTCGCCAGATGCGCATCGTATTGAGGTAAACAAGAAGGAAGTTGTTAATAAAAATATAGATCACCTATTTGTGATCACTCAGGAGGCTGATAAACTGCAGGTGCTTTTAGAATTTATTAAAAGCCAAAAAGACAATAGAGGTGTGATCTTCTGTAAGACTAAAGCCGCAACAAAAACTCTTGCTAAGCAATTGATAGCCAAGAATGTATCAGCTGATGCTATTCATGGCGACCTTCTACAAAAGGAAAGAGATAAGGTAATGCGAGCATTCAAAAATGAAAGCTTACAATTACTCATAGCTACTGATCTGGCAGCCAGAGGAATTGATATTGCGGACCTTTCGTTTGTTGTTCATTATCAATTGCCTGATAAAGATGAGTATTACACCCATAGAAGCGGTCGTACGGCAAGAGCTGGTAAGAATGGCGTTTCACTAGCTATAATCACTACCCCTGAAGTAAAGCAACTTAGATACTTAGAAAAGGCCTTGCATTTAAGCTTTAAACAGGTAAGATAA